One Romeriopsis navalis LEGE 11480 DNA window includes the following coding sequences:
- a CDS encoding aldehyde dehydrogenase: MTAQLTQPAISDIIQAQRNFFRTGQTQSLDFRIEQLDKLQRYILEYQDEVLAAVKADLNRPAFEGYFEIAAIAEIKHALKNLRAWAKPQKVKTTIDQFPASAYIQPEPLGVALIIAPWNYPFQLTMMPLVGAIAAGNCAILKPSELAPNTAAVINKIITTAFSPEYVAVVEGAVETSQQLLAEKFDHIFFTGGTAIGRIVMAAAAKHLTPVTLELGGKSPCIVDADVNLETAAKRIVWGKFINAGQTCIAPDYLLVDRTIKEPLLEKIKQYIQEFYGDDPAQSESYCRIISDRHFERLAGFLSSGTVAIGGQTDAAQKFIAPTVLDNVDWDDAVMQDEIFGPILPILVYDKLEDAINVVNDRPKPLALYFFSNDTAKQDQVLAQTSSGGACINDTVMQVGVSALPFGGVGESGMGAYHGKASFDTFSHQKSVLRKGLWFDLAWRYAPYTVKQLKQIKGIVNG, from the coding sequence ATGACTGCACAACTAACCCAGCCCGCAATCAGCGATATTATTCAAGCGCAGCGCAATTTTTTTCGCACAGGGCAAACCCAAAGCCTCGACTTTCGGATCGAGCAGTTGGACAAGCTTCAGCGCTATATCTTGGAGTATCAAGATGAGGTGTTGGCCGCAGTCAAGGCTGACTTAAACCGTCCGGCGTTTGAGGGATATTTTGAGATTGCGGCGATCGCTGAAATTAAGCACGCGCTCAAAAATCTGCGTGCTTGGGCGAAACCCCAGAAGGTTAAAACGACGATCGACCAGTTTCCCGCATCGGCTTATATCCAACCAGAGCCATTGGGAGTGGCATTGATTATTGCGCCTTGGAATTATCCATTTCAGTTAACGATGATGCCGCTGGTGGGGGCGATCGCGGCGGGCAATTGTGCGATCCTTAAGCCCTCGGAACTCGCCCCCAATACTGCTGCTGTTATTAACAAAATCATCACCACGGCGTTTTCACCGGAGTATGTCGCAGTCGTCGAAGGAGCAGTCGAAACCAGTCAGCAATTACTCGCTGAGAAATTTGACCATATTTTCTTTACGGGGGGGACGGCGATCGGACGCATTGTCATGGCTGCTGCTGCCAAGCATCTGACACCGGTAACGCTGGAGTTAGGCGGCAAGAGTCCTTGTATTGTCGATGCCGATGTCAACCTGGAAACTGCTGCGAAGCGGATTGTCTGGGGGAAATTTATCAATGCGGGGCAGACCTGTATTGCACCGGATTATCTGCTGGTCGATCGTACGATCAAAGAGCCGTTACTTGAGAAAATCAAACAGTACATTCAGGAATTTTATGGCGACGACCCGGCCCAGAGTGAAAGCTATTGCCGGATTATTAGCGATCGACATTTTGAGCGTCTAGCCGGTTTCCTCAGTAGTGGGACTGTGGCGATCGGGGGTCAAACGGATGCGGCACAGAAATTTATTGCACCAACAGTACTGGATAATGTGGACTGGGATGATGCGGTTATGCAGGACGAGATCTTTGGTCCGATTTTGCCGATTCTGGTCTATGACAAATTGGAAGATGCGATTAATGTGGTCAACGATCGGCCCAAGCCTCTAGCGCTATATTTCTTCTCGAATGACACGGCCAAGCAGGATCAAGTTTTGGCCCAGACTTCTTCCGGTGGGGCTTGTATCAATGACACAGTGATGCAAGTTGGCGTCTCAGCGCTGCCATTTGGCGGTGTCGGGGAAAGTGGGATGGGAGCCTATCACGGCAAAGCGAGCTTTGACACGTTCTCTCACCAGAAGAGTGTGCTGCGAAAGGGTTTATGGTTTGATTTGGCTTGGCGTTATGCGCCCTATACAGTGAAGCAGCTAAAGCAAATTAAAGGAATTGTGAATGGTTAG
- a CDS encoding Uma2 family endonuclease codes for MTIATPKRLTIEEYLGYDDGTDTPYMLRDGVLVTMGAESDRNVSVAMFLISIFLQVLPYSLLRRGTEIAVPGTNAETRYPDLMVLTEECRSALAGAKRSLITFEMPAPALVVEVVSNSEQDKASRDRDYEDKRTEYAGRGIPEYWIVDPVKQVVLVLTLVDDAYEAVEFMGEQAIVSQTFSELTLTTTQILAAGE; via the coding sequence ATGACCATTGCGACCCCGAAACGATTAACCATAGAGGAGTATCTGGGCTACGACGATGGCACGGATACGCCCTATATGCTACGAGATGGAGTACTGGTGACGATGGGCGCAGAAAGCGATCGCAATGTCAGTGTCGCAATGTTTCTAATCTCGATTTTTTTGCAAGTGCTACCCTATTCACTTCTCCGACGTGGCACAGAGATTGCGGTGCCGGGAACCAATGCAGAGACGCGTTATCCCGACTTAATGGTGCTCACAGAGGAATGCCGATCAGCATTGGCTGGGGCAAAACGATCGTTGATTACGTTTGAGATGCCTGCGCCTGCTTTGGTCGTAGAAGTTGTTTCTAACAGTGAGCAAGATAAGGCTTCGCGCGATCGTGATTATGAGGATAAGCGAACTGAGTACGCGGGACGGGGAATTCCAGAATACTGGATCGTCGATCCGGTGAAGCAAGTGGTTTTAGTCCTGACGTTGGTGGATGATGCGTATGAAGCAGTTGAGTTTATGGGAGAGCAAGCAATAGTATCACAAACTTTTTCCGAGTTAACGCTAACAACAACCCAAATTCTAGCGGCAGGGGAATGA
- a CDS encoding DUF5678 domain-containing protein, whose product MTTDELAKYIDRDRLAYIEHQRQLFEQAKPNLLEQYSGEYVAFEDNQVLDHDVDRQHLAERVYAKYGYRDLLMQQVTQAERVYSVGGFRVMEQTDS is encoded by the coding sequence ATGACAACTGATGAACTTGCCAAGTATATCGATCGCGATCGCTTAGCGTACATCGAGCACCAGCGGCAGTTGTTTGAGCAGGCTAAGCCAAACTTGTTGGAGCAGTATTCGGGCGAATATGTAGCATTTGAAGATAATCAGGTGCTTGATCATGATGTTGATCGGCAGCATTTGGCGGAACGCGTTTATGCGAAATATGGTTATCGCGATTTGTTGATGCAGCAGGTGACACAAGCAGAGCGGGTTTATTCGGTGGGTGGCTTTCGGGTGATGGAACAGACTGATTCGTGA